The following DNA comes from Acidicapsa ligni.
CTTATTCCCGCGCAGACCGACGCGACTGTGATCAAGATCCGCGTGCTGCCCGGAACCAAGGTTACTCCGGACACGATTCTGCTCGATCTCGCCGATCCCTTGCTGCAGCAGAAGTTGCTGGACGCCAGGTTGCAGCTAAAAGGCGCCCAGGCGGATTACAAGAATCTGCAGGCCACGTTGAAGAGCAGCCTGATGGACAAGAAGGTCGCTTCGGCTGCCATCAACTCCGACTACACGCAGGACCAGTTACAGGCGCAGACAGATAAGCAGCTTTTCGATCTCGGTGTGATCTCTGGCCTCGCTTACAACAAGTCAAAAAACACCGCCGACCAGTTGACTACGCAGCACCAGATCAGCCAGGAGCAGATCGACGTAAACACCAAGGCGATCGAGATTCAACTCGCCTCTTCTCAAACGAAAATCGATCAGGCCGAGGCGTTGCTCGGTTTGTACGAGAAGCAGGAGCAGTCGCTTGAGGTACGGGCCGGGATCGCCGGCGTGCTCGTTGCCCTTCCCATTCCCGTTCAGGTAGGTCAGCATGTCGCGGTCGGCACCTCGGTCGCAGAGGTGATCCAGACAGACAAGCTCAAGGCCAGCCTCAAGATCGCAGAGACCCAGGCGCGGGATATTCAGATTGGTCAGCCGTCAGAGATTGATACCCACAATGGCGTCATTTCCGGTAAAGTCAGCAGAATTGATCCCGCAGTATTGAACGGAACGGTCACCGTTGACGTAGAGCTGGAAGGGGCACTTCCACAGGGAGCGCGTCCTGATCTGAGCGTAGACGGCACCATCGATCTCGATCGTTTGTCTGACGTGCTTTATGTAGGGCGTCCGGCATTCGGCAGCGAAAACAGCACCATCAGCCTCTTCAAGTTAGGTGCGGATGGCAAGACTGCAGTCCGGGTTCCGGTCAAAGTTGGCCGCGCCTCGGTGAATGCCATTCAAGTGATTGAGGGTCTGCAGGAAGGCGATACCGTCATCCTGTCGGATATGAGCCGCCAGGATGCCACGGATAAAATTCGCCTCGAATAAGCACCGGAAACGCAAGCGGCAAAGTCAATGATGCAGAGACCAAAAAGAAGGCAAAGGGGAGAGGAACAGATATGAGCGAAACCATCATCGAAATTGAACAGATGACCAAGGTCTTCTATACCGACGAAATCGAGACGCATGCGCTCTCGGGCGTTCACCTCAACATCGCACGCGGAGAGTATGTCGCCATGTCCGGCCCCTCGGGCTGCGGCAAATCGACGCTGCTCTCGATCATCGGCTTGCTCGACACGCCGACCGGTGGCCGCTACACGCTGAACGGCAAAGAGGTAGCAAACCTCAACTTTGCCGACCGTTCGCGCATCCGCAATCAGGAGATTGGTTTCATCTTTCAGAGCTTTAACCTGATCGGCGATCTTACTGTTGCCGAGAATGTTGAGCTGCCGCTGACGTATCGCACCGGCATGCCTTCAGCAGAGCGCAAGAAGAAGGTACAGGAGTCGCTGGAGCGCGTGAACATGGCGCATCGTATGCGACACTATCCGGCGCAACTCTCCGGCGGTCAGCAGCAGCGTGTCGCAGTAGCCCGCGCCCTGGCTGGTTCGCCCTCGATCCTGCTGGCTGACGAGCCTACCGGTAACCTGGACTCCAAAAACGGCGAAGCAGTCATGAAGCTGTTGCAGGAGCTGCACGCGGAAGGTGCGACGATCTGCATGGTGACTCACGATCCTCGTTTTGCCGCGCATGCCGAACGCCAGGTACATCTCTTCGACGGCAAGGTTGTCGCAGAGGGTGAGTTGAACCAGCTTCTGGCTGAGGTTTAAGGCAGAAGTCAGTCACGGTTTCGTTCAGAAGCCTGTTGGGAAGTATCTTCAATTTTTGTCGCTGAAGTTCTCCTCTAAGGTGAAATCGATGGTTGCTGCCTTCATTCAGGACGTTAACCATGTAGATCTTTCTTCCGGCACTCGCCGCTTCGCTAGTTTCTGAGCGCCGTGTGGCTTTGGATCGAATCTTTTGATCGAATCTGTGGAAGCTCTTCGAGCGAGTAATAACAATCGGGGAGATAGGAAAGAAAGGGTTTGGTCTTCATGAATAGCTTCATTCAGGATATGCAATACGCGGTACGCCAACTGCGCAAGTCGTGGGCATTTACGTTGGTTGTCGTCGTGACGCTTGCACTTGGCATTGGCGCGAATAC
Coding sequences within:
- a CDS encoding efflux RND transporter periplasmic adaptor subunit codes for the protein MDISRPDIKRKKKRQQWILAACAVVAIAAIGWFVTRLKPASPTVDKATVWTDTVKRGSFMRNVRGPGTLVPREESIQLIPAQTDATVIKIRVLPGTKVTPDTILLDLADPLLQQKLLDARLQLKGAQADYKNLQATLKSSLMDKKVASAAINSDYTQDQLQAQTDKQLFDLGVISGLAYNKSKNTADQLTTQHQISQEQIDVNTKAIEIQLASSQTKIDQAEALLGLYEKQEQSLEVRAGIAGVLVALPIPVQVGQHVAVGTSVAEVIQTDKLKASLKIAETQARDIQIGQPSEIDTHNGVISGKVSRIDPAVLNGTVTVDVELEGALPQGARPDLSVDGTIDLDRLSDVLYVGRPAFGSENSTISLFKLGADGKTAVRVPVKVGRASVNAIQVIEGLQEGDTVILSDMSRQDATDKIRLE
- a CDS encoding ABC transporter ATP-binding protein; translation: MSETIIEIEQMTKVFYTDEIETHALSGVHLNIARGEYVAMSGPSGCGKSTLLSIIGLLDTPTGGRYTLNGKEVANLNFADRSRIRNQEIGFIFQSFNLIGDLTVAENVELPLTYRTGMPSAERKKKVQESLERVNMAHRMRHYPAQLSGGQQQRVAVARALAGSPSILLADEPTGNLDSKNGEAVMKLLQELHAEGATICMVTHDPRFAAHAERQVHLFDGKVVAEGELNQLLAEV